In a single window of the Flavivirga spongiicola genome:
- a CDS encoding CBS domain-containing protein has translation MGDLNVTKLKTKKDRANYIHHLLNDIKALDLMIENGMIEDAIFRIGAEQEFCLVNNQFLPESKSLELLKDIDDPHFTTEISNYNLEINLDPLALGNTCFSQLHKQLETLLEKAKNAASKKDIKIVLTGILPSLSVNNANEQNMTNVERYSVLNDAIKGIRRQNFDIHIKGTDELNLLHDSVMLEGCNTSFQMHLQLSPKTFVDSYNWAQAISGPILSACTNSPLLFGKELWRETRIALFTQSVDTRANSYLLNEKQSRVSFGSKWQTGSITDIFKDNISRFRSFMTTSFIKDSVDMLNNNEIPGLKALGLHNGTVYPWNRVCYGKTEGKPNLRIENRYIPSGPTLTDEIANMAFWVGVMLGKPKKYNNIHEQWDFKDTKSNFFNAARYGMATQFYWNGKYVSSYSLILDELLPMAYKGLYSVGVAPKDAEHYLKVIKNRMQANSGSEWLVRNYRQLLKYHKRFEAMQILTSKMYEKQEKGYPVSTWDTLNESDAFSFKKQRVVKHIMSSDIFSVDKKDSVKLVLNIMKWKNIHHMPVINISRELIGLITWKDVKSYLENPKQQNIAVNKIMKTDVITTEEYTPIHVAKKLMNDNNIGSLPVVKQNKLVGLITRNDF, from the coding sequence ATGGGCGATTTAAATGTTACAAAACTAAAGACTAAAAAAGACCGGGCTAATTATATTCATCATTTATTAAACGATATTAAAGCACTTGATTTAATGATTGAAAATGGCATGATAGAAGATGCTATTTTTAGAATAGGAGCTGAACAAGAATTCTGTTTGGTAAACAATCAATTTTTACCAGAAAGTAAATCTTTAGAGCTTTTAAAAGATATCGATGACCCTCATTTTACAACAGAGATTAGCAATTATAATCTTGAAATAAACTTAGACCCTTTAGCACTGGGAAATACTTGCTTTTCACAATTGCATAAACAATTAGAAACACTGTTAGAAAAGGCAAAAAATGCAGCATCAAAGAAAGACATTAAAATAGTTTTAACCGGCATTTTACCATCACTTTCTGTTAATAATGCTAATGAGCAGAATATGACTAATGTTGAGCGTTATTCTGTATTAAATGATGCTATAAAAGGAATAAGAAGGCAAAATTTCGATATCCATATCAAAGGAACGGATGAATTAAATTTATTGCATGATTCTGTCATGTTAGAAGGCTGTAATACCAGTTTTCAAATGCATTTACAATTAAGTCCGAAAACTTTTGTAGATAGTTATAATTGGGCGCAAGCTATTTCGGGACCCATTTTAAGTGCATGTACTAATTCGCCGTTGCTATTTGGTAAAGAGCTATGGAGAGAAACCCGGATAGCATTATTTACACAAAGTGTCGATACCAGAGCTAATTCTTATTTATTAAACGAAAAACAGTCCAGAGTTAGTTTTGGTAGTAAATGGCAAACAGGATCTATAACAGATATTTTTAAAGACAATATTTCCCGGTTTAGAAGCTTTATGACGACCAGCTTTATTAAGGATAGTGTAGATATGTTAAACAATAATGAAATTCCAGGATTAAAAGCGTTAGGCTTACATAACGGTACGGTATACCCATGGAATCGAGTTTGTTATGGAAAAACGGAAGGCAAACCAAACTTAAGAATTGAAAACAGATACATCCCTTCAGGCCCAACACTTACAGACGAAATTGCAAACATGGCGTTTTGGGTAGGTGTTATGCTAGGTAAACCAAAAAAATATAATAACATACATGAACAATGGGATTTTAAAGATACGAAATCAAACTTTTTTAACGCAGCTCGATATGGTATGGCTACTCAGTTTTACTGGAATGGAAAATATGTTTCTAGTTACAGTTTAATATTAGATGAGCTTTTACCTATGGCATATAAAGGTTTGTATAGTGTTGGAGTAGCGCCAAAAGACGCGGAGCATTATTTAAAAGTTATAAAAAATAGAATGCAAGCTAATAGTGGTTCTGAGTGGCTTGTTAGAAACTATAGACAGCTATTAAAATATCATAAGCGTTTCGAGGCCATGCAAATATTAACTTCTAAAATGTATGAAAAGCAAGAAAAAGGATATCCTGTATCTACTTGGGATACATTAAATGAAAGCGATGCGTTTTCTTTTAAAAAACAAAGAGTTGTAAAGCATATTATGAGTTCTGATATTTTTTCCGTTGATAAAAAAGATAGCGTTAAATTGGTTTTAAATATTATGAAATGGAAAAACATTCACCACATGCCAGTTATAAACATTAGTAGGGAATTGATTGGTTTAATAACCTGGAAAGATGTTAAATCATATTTAGAGAATCCGAAACAGCAAAACATTGCTGTTAATAAAATAATGAAGACAGATGTTATAACTACAGAGGAGTACACACCTATTCATGTTGCAAAAAAACTAATGAACGATAATAATATAGGCAGCCTTCCCGTAGTGAAACAAAATAAATTAGTGGGATTAATTACAAGAAATGATTTTTAA
- a CDS encoding leucine-rich repeat domain-containing protein: MKQIKKTCKRVLQKTNLFLLLFLILSSCSSDDDHATPPDLSNENRITSFIFTKANNANLSEDINGVMNQEDLTINISFPSGTNVKNLTPTISISDLATVNPKSDISVDLTAPVIYTVTAENKAIRKYTVEATVAAPIPLSDREILELFYNANPSNTLGWDLNADSMNTWAGVTLDDDRVTVLDVHLKSISTIPATFGGLSKLEKLFIYDNQISELPAEFGNLTSLKTLNIANNTLGNYPTELEQLNNLEHLAIGSNQITSLPNSIENLSSKLVLLNLDGNELTSIPSAIGNLTSLLNLSAHNNKMTSIPSEIGNLNQIWTLNLSNNFLVQLPSEIGDMDDLEILNLEYNEINSLPDAIGNLSKLKTLQLSENQLALLPATIGDLTNLTLLDLEYNNLTVIHSSIGSLSSLETLTLNNNKIATLPSEIGNLNITSLILSVNKLTSIPKSISTMNNLVGLYLSDNELTSIPPEIGNLTGLVALYLTSNQLTTIPQKVCDLETSGTTITKDPSVTCL, encoded by the coding sequence ATGAAACAAATTAAAAAAACGTGCAAAAGAGTACTCCAAAAAACGAACCTGTTCCTACTACTATTTTTAATACTTTCAAGTTGCAGTAGCGATGATGATCATGCAACACCACCAGACCTGAGTAATGAAAATCGCATCACCAGTTTTATCTTCACTAAGGCTAATAACGCAAACCTTTCAGAAGATATTAATGGGGTGATGAATCAAGAGGATTTAACAATAAATATTTCATTCCCATCAGGCACAAATGTAAAAAATCTAACACCAACAATTAGCATTTCAGATTTAGCTACAGTAAATCCAAAATCAGATATTAGTGTCGATTTAACGGCGCCTGTAATATATACCGTCACAGCAGAAAATAAAGCCATTAGAAAATATACCGTGGAAGCTACCGTTGCCGCTCCAATCCCGCTTTCTGATAGAGAAATCCTAGAGCTTTTTTATAATGCCAACCCAAGTAATACCTTAGGCTGGGATTTAAACGCTGATTCCATGAATACCTGGGCTGGGGTTACTTTGGATGATGATCGGGTAACAGTACTAGATGTTCATCTTAAGAGCATAAGTACCATACCAGCAACGTTTGGAGGTCTTTCTAAATTAGAAAAACTCTTTATTTATGATAATCAAATAAGTGAGTTGCCTGCCGAATTTGGAAATCTAACAAGTTTAAAAACACTCAATATTGCCAATAACACACTTGGTAATTACCCTACTGAATTAGAACAACTAAACAATCTGGAACATTTAGCCATTGGAAGTAATCAAATAACCAGCCTTCCTAACAGTATAGAAAACTTAAGCAGCAAATTGGTTTTGCTTAATCTGGACGGTAATGAATTAACGAGTATTCCTTCTGCAATTGGTAATTTGACAAGTCTTCTCAATTTAAGTGCTCATAACAACAAAATGACAAGTATCCCGTCTGAAATAGGGAATTTAAATCAAATTTGGACTTTAAATTTATCTAATAATTTTCTGGTTCAGCTTCCGTCTGAAATTGGAGATATGGACGATCTGGAAATTTTGAACTTAGAATATAATGAAATCAATAGTCTACCTGACGCTATTGGGAATTTAAGTAAATTAAAGACCCTGCAACTCAGCGAAAACCAATTGGCTTTGCTTCCTGCTACTATTGGAGATCTAACTAACTTAACGCTTTTAGATTTAGAATATAACAATCTAACTGTTATTCACTCAAGTATTGGCTCATTATCCTCTTTAGAAACTCTGACCTTAAATAATAATAAAATTGCAACACTTCCATCAGAAATTGGAAATTTAAATATTACTTCTTTAATCTTATCCGTTAACAAGCTGACCAGTATTCCTAAGTCAATAAGTACTATGAATAATTTGGTTGGTTTATATCTATCTGATAACGAACTAACCAGCATTCCTCCCGAAATAGGTAATTTAACAGGGTTAGTTGCGCTATACCTTACCAGCAACCAATTAACCACTATTCCACAAAAGGTTTGTGATTTAGAAACGTCCGGAACTACAATAACTAAAGATCCAAGTGTTACTTGTTTATAA
- a CDS encoding 5-fold beta-flower protein, with amino-acid sequence MKKRFLIIIALSSITFSRAQTIQSSSRTTTGYIKSDGTIQNSSRSTVGYIKDNGTIQNSSRSTIGYIKDDGTIQNNSRSTVGYIKENGTVQNSSRSTIGYIKENGTVQNSSRSTIGYAKDIKKEWAVVTFFFFEF; translated from the coding sequence ATGAAAAAACGCTTCTTAATCATCATTGCCTTATCAAGTATAACATTTAGCAGGGCACAAACGATTCAATCCAGTAGTCGTACTACAACAGGCTATATTAAAAGTGATGGTACCATTCAGAATAGCAGCCGAAGTACTGTTGGCTACATTAAAGACAATGGAACCATTCAAAACAGTAGCCGAAGTACCATTGGTTATATTAAAGACGACGGAACCATTCAAAACAATAGTAGGAGCACCGTTGGTTATATTAAAGAGAATGGAACCGTTCAGAACAGTAGCCGAAGTACTATTGGCTATATTAAAGAGAATGGAACCGTTCAAAACAGCAGTCGAAGTACTATTGGTTATGCCAAAGACATTAAAAAAGAATGGGCTGTAGTCACTTTTTTCTTTTTTGAATTCTAA
- a CDS encoding succinylglutamate desuccinylase/aspartoacylase family protein, with protein MMDVYSKARDNSITVNRVLGKIEGSKPGSTVVFFGGIHGNETSGVFALKDVLETIDPLKVKGTVYGISGNLKALQLNQRYADEDLNRLWTKERIEAIKKKTALKDDEAELLEILGILNTILETEKPPFYFIDLHTTSSKTLPFITINDALINRKFAKQFPVPIVLGIEEYLNGPLLSYINKLGYVSLGFESGQHEDLSAITNNIAFIYLALVFSGVLKIDHITNFLDHCKELQTQAANMADVFEVIYLHKIQSNETFTMINGFKSFQAINKGIPIAISNRRELKARYNGRIFMPLYQTKGSEGFFIIRRIKPFYLKLSTLLRRTKFDNLLVALPGVSWLNKTEGILQVNLRVAKFFAKSFFHLLGYRNKQITKTHLRLNNRERVAKTSMYKKEPWY; from the coding sequence ATGATGGATGTATATAGTAAAGCACGTGATAATAGCATAACTGTAAATAGGGTACTTGGCAAAATCGAAGGGTCAAAACCAGGATCAACTGTGGTGTTTTTTGGAGGTATTCATGGTAATGAAACCTCAGGAGTTTTTGCTTTAAAGGACGTTTTAGAAACCATTGATCCGTTAAAAGTCAAAGGGACTGTTTATGGTATTTCGGGTAATTTAAAAGCGCTTCAGTTAAACCAGAGATATGCTGATGAAGATTTAAATCGACTTTGGACTAAAGAACGTATTGAAGCTATTAAAAAGAAGACCGCTTTAAAAGATGATGAAGCAGAATTATTAGAGATCTTAGGTATTTTAAACACTATTTTAGAAACAGAAAAGCCACCATTTTATTTTATAGACTTACACACCACATCAAGTAAAACCTTGCCTTTTATAACCATTAATGATGCATTAATAAACCGAAAATTTGCCAAACAGTTTCCTGTACCTATTGTGCTAGGTATTGAAGAATATTTAAATGGTCCGTTATTAAGTTACATAAACAAATTAGGCTATGTGTCTTTAGGTTTTGAATCTGGGCAGCACGAAGATTTAAGTGCTATCACGAACAACATAGCGTTTATTTATTTAGCTTTAGTGTTTTCTGGTGTTTTAAAAATAGATCATATTACTAATTTTTTGGACCATTGTAAAGAATTACAAACACAAGCAGCTAATATGGCTGATGTTTTTGAAGTTATTTATCTTCATAAGATACAATCTAACGAAACCTTTACCATGATAAATGGTTTTAAAAGCTTTCAAGCTATTAATAAAGGTATTCCAATTGCTATAAGTAATCGTAGAGAATTAAAAGCAAGGTATAACGGACGTATTTTTATGCCTTTATATCAAACTAAGGGCTCTGAAGGTTTTTTTATTATAAGGCGTATAAAACCGTTTTACTTAAAACTATCAACACTTTTAAGGCGCACGAAGTTTGATAACTTATTAGTTGCCTTACCTGGTGTTTCTTGGTTAAATAAAACGGAAGGTATTTTACAGGTCAACCTAAGGGTTGCTAAGTTTTTTGCTAAATCGTTTTTTCATTTGTTGGGTTATAGAAATAAACAAATAACAAAGACCCATTTAAGACTTAATAATCGTGAACGTGTTGCCAAAACAAGTATGTATAAAAAAGAACCTTGGTATTAG